The following proteins are co-located in the Desulfurococcus amylolyticus Z-533 genome:
- the pstS gene encoding phosphate ABC transporter substrate-binding protein PstS produces the protein MKEPLLQSMAIIMTVLALTIALYFIVLAPDTRLEGYHGTLVINGAGSTLIAPQILEWSKEFTEKTGIVIEYSPTGSGAGRAMFFNKTVVFAVSDPPLDRETYLEYRGRVLQLPIVLSAIVITYNIPGIPRDIQLNLTGRILALIYKGEITRWNDERIKEVNPAIADLLPNKEIVAVHRSDSSGTTRVFTAYLNKAAPDIWGSELVGFSIEWPVDRTGRGLGGKGNEGVANLVTSTPYSIGYIEASYALYVGMPVARLENKEGYFVTASRENVLSAVKHVLNQLPGSPLEDFSMVLDALLNTPGPDSYPIVSFSYMFIYSDYKDVYVTEALSRFIEYILIEGQDRLLPGYYQLPDEVIEIGLKALEIISRGSYNG, from the coding sequence ATGAAGGAGCCATTACTGCAGTCAATGGCGATTATTATGACTGTTCTCGCGCTCACAATAGCATTATACTTTATAGTTCTAGCACCCGATACACGGTTAGAGGGATATCATGGAACCCTTGTTATAAATGGAGCCGGCTCAACGCTTATAGCCCCACAGATACTTGAATGGAGTAAAGAATTCACCGAGAAAACCGGCATAGTTATCGAGTACTCTCCCACTGGTAGTGGAGCCGGTAGAGCAATGTTCTTCAATAAGACAGTGGTATTCGCGGTTAGCGACCCCCCATTGGATAGGGAGACATATCTTGAATACCGGGGCAGGGTACTCCAGTTGCCCATAGTGTTAAGCGCTATAGTTATCACCTACAATATACCTGGAATACCACGCGATATACAATTAAACCTGACTGGTAGAATTCTCGCGTTGATATACAAGGGTGAGATCACTAGATGGAACGATGAGAGAATTAAGGAGGTCAATCCAGCAATCGCCGATCTACTACCCAATAAAGAAATAGTGGCTGTGCACAGGTCGGATTCTAGTGGGACAACACGTGTCTTCACCGCTTACCTCAACAAGGCTGCACCTGATATATGGGGGAGCGAGCTTGTTGGTTTTTCAATCGAGTGGCCAGTAGATAGAACCGGCAGAGGCCTCGGTGGGAAAGGTAATGAGGGGGTTGCAAACCTTGTAACATCAACTCCCTACTCTATAGGCTATATTGAGGCCAGCTACGCGTTATATGTTGGAATGCCAGTAGCTAGACTAGAGAATAAAGAAGGATATTTTGTTACAGCATCCAGGGAGAATGTTCTCTCAGCTGTAAAACATGTTCTGAATCAATTACCGGGTAGTCCACTGGAAGATTTTAGCATGGTACTTGACGCGTTACTAAACACGCCCGGCCCAGACTCATACCCTATTGTATCATTCTCATACATGTTTATTTACAGTGACTATAAAGATGTATATGTTACTGAGGCATTAAGCAGGTTCATAGAATATATTCTAATAGAGGGGCAGGATAGACTACTCCCCGGCTACTATCAGCTCCCCGATGAAGTCATCGAGATAGGTCTCAAAGCACTTGAAATTATCTCGAGGGGAAGCTATAATGGGTAA
- a CDS encoding PhoU domain-containing protein produces the protein MYKRKLQKMGVTSLGISLPKKWLHYYNLKQGDEVEVEILPDYTLLVRPSFIKGNVGYNCQILRYDGEAVNESIMRLISLYVNGVDSIKVVCGDQCETFKESIYRVLERNVIGLEIIEEGRDYIMLACLVDILSLPLSEVLRKMSMLIPALLRDLKRNMETNTLLDMEERDSLIDKLYLYAIRQLNMVLHGKLLLDKTGLKSMGEAVSIANLLKILERMGDHIVLLHRWYNNARGKKEVVDNVVILLDEVIPITEKILNSYLAILENQSKIPSIEKTLSELRMVEEKIKSSTLDAGPLISLTRMIAYLRDIIEVVTDIVVSRKLRESACEEGKLVESYK, from the coding sequence ATGTATAAGCGGAAACTCCAGAAGATGGGTGTTACATCGCTAGGTATATCTCTTCCAAAGAAGTGGCTGCACTACTATAATTTGAAGCAAGGGGATGAAGTAGAGGTGGAGATACTGCCGGATTACACACTACTGGTGAGGCCTTCATTCATTAAGGGTAATGTAGGCTATAATTGTCAGATTCTCAGATATGATGGTGAAGCAGTAAACGAATCCATTATGAGGCTTATCTCGCTCTATGTTAACGGTGTTGACTCCATTAAAGTCGTATGCGGAGATCAATGTGAAACATTCAAGGAGAGTATCTATAGGGTGCTCGAAAGAAACGTGATCGGGCTGGAAATCATCGAGGAGGGAAGAGACTATATCATGCTTGCATGTCTTGTTGACATATTATCCCTGCCCTTATCAGAGGTTCTGAGAAAAATGAGTATGCTGATACCGGCTTTACTAAGGGATTTAAAGAGGAACATGGAGACAAATACTCTCCTTGATATGGAGGAGAGAGATAGCTTAATAGATAAGCTATACCTATACGCAATCAGGCAGCTAAACATGGTATTGCATGGTAAGCTCCTACTGGATAAAACAGGTTTAAAATCAATGGGAGAGGCGGTTTCTATAGCCAACCTACTTAAGATACTTGAGAGGATGGGAGACCACATAGTGTTACTCCATAGATGGTATAATAATGCTAGAGGTAAAAAGGAGGTAGTCGACAACGTTGTTATACTACTAGACGAAGTTATACCGATAACGGAGAAGATACTCAACAGCTACCTAGCCATACTCGAGAACCAGAGTAAAATACCCTCGATCGAGAAAACACTGTCGGAGCTAAGAATGGTTGAGGAGAAAATAAAGTCGTCGACCCTTGATGCAGGCCCATTGATAAGCCTTACACGTATGATAGCGTATCTAAGGGATATTATCGAAGTAGTAACCGATATAGTTGTAAGCAGGAAATTAAGGGAGTCAGCATGCGAAGAGGGAAAGCTAGTGGAATCCTATAAATAA
- the feoB gene encoding ferrous iron transport protein B, with amino-acid sequence MKTVKVVFIGQPNVGKSSLFNLVTKSHVEVGNWPGKTVVVHKGEITYGSYQLILYDLPGIYGFSTLTQEEIVAREAILAEKPDVIIVIADSTIPERTMSILIQVLELTGRVVLVFSKTDLTHSKGIHIDYRGIEKELGIPVVPVSIASDMEIEDLLKAIIDVAEGRKGRREPLRIDYNGLNEYIDSIEDVLLKAGLPIDLPSRWISIRLIEGDKILEEQVKAVIGPAMWSRIEDTVREAHRLLGDPAAKITEARFKLISEISSRHIAKVKIKHGSTVSIFYRPLLGTIISIGIYLLVFTLVFTINTGFPLNIIFSALGLDSIALLLEEYSFSSLVEKAFTFVTSLIQPLSSSNPILYGFIADGILGGVASILVFLPLILLMVLIQVIIEDSGLMSRLAVSSHAFLSRLGLSGHAFFSFMLGFGCNVPAILSTRTNPNSLERLRLILTLSFIPCQARLVILLAFTSATTRFSMGLLIALSYIISIIVFMSVNYLLYRFSSMDKKEPQLLIEIPAYHRPLARVVYWKTIATVKHFVKKAGSIIFTGSIIIWLLTSFTPTLSYTDNIGESIAAVVSKNMQFITIPLGITGESAWIISMAIITGFIAKELVVSTILVATGCETMSSAMRLLGLNDLQLLSLTVFTTLYIPCLATVSAVYEETKSIKLAFSVLLLTSSTAYIVASMLYHIASLFIGFH; translated from the coding sequence GTGAAGACGGTCAAGGTAGTGTTTATAGGGCAACCCAACGTCGGGAAATCATCCCTCTTCAACCTAGTGACTAAATCCCATGTCGAGGTAGGTAACTGGCCCGGGAAGACAGTTGTAGTGCATAAAGGCGAGATCACGTATGGAAGCTACCAGCTCATACTCTACGATCTCCCCGGGATCTATGGTTTCTCAACATTAACGCAGGAGGAGATTGTTGCAAGGGAAGCCATATTAGCTGAGAAACCGGACGTCATAATAGTTATAGCTGATTCAACTATTCCAGAGAGAACTATGAGTATTCTCATTCAGGTGCTGGAGTTAACCGGTAGGGTAGTCCTTGTTTTCTCGAAAACCGACCTCACACACAGTAAGGGCATACATATAGATTACAGAGGGATAGAGAAAGAGCTAGGGATACCTGTAGTTCCAGTATCAATAGCCTCGGACATGGAGATAGAGGACTTACTTAAAGCAATAATTGATGTTGCAGAGGGTAGAAAGGGCCGTAGAGAACCCTTGAGGATCGATTATAATGGATTAAATGAGTACATAGACTCTATCGAGGATGTATTATTGAAGGCCGGGCTACCGATTGATCTCCCATCCAGGTGGATCAGTATCAGGTTAATCGAGGGAGATAAGATACTTGAGGAGCAAGTCAAAGCCGTTATCGGGCCGGCCATGTGGAGTAGAATAGAGGATACGGTGAGAGAGGCCCATAGACTACTAGGTGATCCCGCAGCAAAGATCACGGAAGCCAGGTTCAAGCTTATAAGTGAGATCTCATCAAGACACATAGCCAAGGTAAAGATAAAACATGGCTCAACGGTTTCAATATTCTATAGACCTCTCCTCGGAACCATTATTTCCATAGGAATATACCTACTAGTATTCACACTAGTATTCACCATAAACACAGGTTTCCCGTTAAACATAATTTTTTCAGCACTCGGCTTAGATAGTATCGCATTACTCCTGGAAGAATACTCGTTTAGCAGCCTAGTTGAGAAAGCATTCACATTCGTAACTAGCTTAATACAACCCCTCTCCAGTAGCAACCCTATTCTATACGGTTTCATAGCCGATGGAATTCTAGGTGGCGTCGCATCTATACTAGTGTTTCTTCCATTAATCCTACTCATGGTTTTGATCCAGGTAATAATTGAAGACAGCGGATTAATGTCAAGGCTAGCAGTATCCTCTCATGCATTCCTCTCTAGGCTTGGATTAAGCGGGCATGCGTTCTTCTCATTCATGCTTGGATTCGGGTGTAATGTACCGGCCATACTAAGTACTAGAACCAACCCTAACTCTCTGGAGCGGTTGAGGCTGATACTAACACTCTCATTTATACCATGCCAGGCAAGGCTTGTTATACTCCTTGCATTCACATCAGCTACTACAAGATTCTCCATGGGATTACTCATCGCTCTCTCATACATCATAAGTATAATTGTATTCATGAGTGTCAACTACCTGCTTTACAGGTTCAGCAGTATGGATAAGAAAGAACCCCAGTTATTAATAGAGATTCCGGCTTACCATAGACCTCTAGCCAGGGTAGTGTATTGGAAAACTATTGCAACAGTAAAGCATTTCGTGAAGAAGGCTGGATCAATAATATTTACTGGTAGTATAATCATATGGCTGTTAACATCCTTCACACCAACCCTCTCGTACACCGACAACATTGGAGAAAGCATTGCAGCAGTTGTTTCAAAGAATATGCAATTCATTACTATTCCTCTCGGGATAACCGGTGAAAGTGCATGGATTATCTCTATGGCCATCATAACAGGGTTCATAGCTAAAGAACTAGTTGTATCAACAATCCTAGTAGCCACGGGCTGTGAGACCATGAGTAGCGCCATGAGGCTCCTAGGCCTCAATGATTTACAATTGCTTTCACTAACTGTCTTCACAACACTCTATATCCCATGCCTGGCAACGGTTTCAGCTGTATATGAGGAAACTAAGAGCATTAAGCTGGCTTTCTCAGTATTGCTTCTTACATCATCGACAGCGTATATCGTTGCATCCATGTTGTATCATATAGCCTCATTATTTATAGGATTCCACTAG
- a CDS encoding FeoA family protein encodes MTTTLDNVKPGSRARIINILHRGGWVYRMYQLGVFPGVEVEVVYNDGRGPIVLRVGDSEIAVGRGIARRIIVEYSGGS; translated from the coding sequence ATGACTACAACACTGGACAACGTTAAGCCAGGGTCTAGGGCCAGGATCATTAATATATTACATCGGGGAGGCTGGGTTTACAGAATGTACCAGCTCGGGGTATTTCCAGGGGTAGAAGTAGAAGTAGTATATAATGACGGAAGAGGCCCCATAGTGCTTAGGGTAGGCGACTCAGAGATAGCCGTGGGGAGAGGGATAGCTAGGAGAATAATTGTGGAGTATAGTGGGGGATCATGA
- a CDS encoding ZIP family metal transporter, with amino-acid sequence MIGDVLLVNTLVIFALSIVGIIPVLVGFRFTDSGIDATLGFSGGVMLTVSFNMIYETGGGILQPLFFGVGFTVMWILEAIVPHEHMIKGYEGPVFFRQKLKMAWLIAFSMILHNIPEGLTVGSSTIIDQALGFSTTIAIGLQDIVEGFMAGLPYIIMGRRMSALLLSLLAASAEAGAALASGYIGTLYKGLDTILAGVSSGAMVFIVVHEVIPETHREHFSESTIGVLLGVVTALLLEYYLG; translated from the coding sequence GTGATTGGTGATGTATTACTAGTAAATACGCTCGTAATTTTTGCTTTATCAATAGTGGGCATTATTCCAGTTCTAGTAGGGTTTAGATTCACCGATAGTGGCATAGACGCTACCCTCGGTTTCTCCGGTGGTGTCATGCTAACAGTCTCATTCAACATGATCTATGAGACCGGTGGGGGTATTTTACAACCCCTCTTCTTTGGGGTTGGGTTCACAGTTATGTGGATTCTTGAAGCCATAGTACCTCACGAACATATGATTAAGGGATATGAGGGGCCAGTCTTTTTCAGGCAAAAACTTAAAATGGCCTGGCTCATCGCGTTCTCCATGATACTCCATAATATACCAGAGGGGCTGACTGTTGGTTCATCAACAATTATTGATCAAGCACTCGGGTTTTCCACTACTATAGCCATAGGATTACAGGATATTGTGGAAGGATTTATGGCTGGACTACCCTATATAATAATGGGTAGAAGGATGTCTGCCCTACTATTATCACTTCTCGCCGCCTCTGCAGAAGCAGGTGCAGCCCTGGCTTCAGGCTACATAGGGACTTTATACAAGGGTTTAGACACTATCCTAGCTGGTGTCAGTAGTGGTGCAATGGTTTTTATTGTAGTCCATGAAGTAATCCCTGAAACCCATAGGGAGCATTTCTCGGAATCAACCATAGGAGTTCTTCTTGGTGTGGTGACTGCGTTGTTATTGGAGTATTACTTAGGCTGA
- a CDS encoding lipoate protein ligase C-terminal domain-containing protein, protein MRLTRVLRGEKTVSIDIEVEECAIRMIMFSGDFFAYPEENIEKLEESLKNCRNLECVDNAFKTVENTLFIGVDWETLKNEVVNMWRALCK, encoded by the coding sequence ATGAGGCTGACAAGAGTACTTAGAGGGGAGAAAACAGTAAGCATAGACATCGAGGTTGAAGAATGCGCAATAAGGATGATCATGTTCTCGGGTGATTTCTTCGCCTACCCCGAGGAGAACATAGAGAAACTAGAAGAATCCTTAAAAAACTGCAGAAACCTTGAGTGCGTTGATAACGCTTTCAAAACCGTTGAAAACACATTATTCATTGGTGTCGACTGGGAAACCTTAAAGAATGAAGTAGTAAACATGTGGAGGGCACTGTGTAAGTGA